CATTTTCCATGCTGGCCGCATGTTGTCGCAAACCGGCGGCCATGCGGATGCTGAAGGCGGCCCGCGCCCGGTGCCAACCTGTGCCTGCGAAATGCGTCACACAGCATTTGGCATTGTGGCAGATGGTGTGGAGGCCGTGCGAAAGGCCGCGCGGCACAACCTGCGCGACGGGGTGGACTTCATAAAAATTCACGTCTCCGGCGGTGTGGCGACACCTTCCGATCCACTGGACTCGATCCAGTACACTCCCGAAGAGATCCGCACCGTTGTTCAGGAGGCGGAGCATCGCCATACCTATGTGGCCGCCCACGCCTACAGCCCGCAATCCATTTCCATGGCAGTGGAAAACGGTGTGCACACCATTGAGCACGGCAATCTGCTGGACGCAGACGCTGCAGCGAAAATGGCAAAGGCGAATGCGGTTCTGGTACCAACCCTCGTCACTTACATTGCGATGCAGGAAGTCGGCAAACAACTTGGCCTGCCGCAAACCAACATCGACAAAAACAAGGTGGTGGCCGACGCAGGCATTGCATCCCTTGAAATTGCCAAGGCCGCCGGTGTCACCATGGGCTTTGGCACCGACCTCATCGGCGAAACACAGGGGATGCAG
The genomic region above belongs to Pyruvatibacter sp. and contains:
- a CDS encoding amidohydrolase family protein gives rise to the protein MKTVIRNGHILDTATMKMGEAQTVTIEDGVIVEVGGTPGTGADHDIDAKGGFVLPGLIDAHVHFRLATLDFSKLASWTEVEYGIAMTRLARETLARGFTTVRDIGGDVSGLMRAIRTGAIPGPRIFHAGRMLSQTGGHADAEGGPRPVPTCACEMRHTAFGIVADGVEAVRKAARHNLRDGVDFIKIHVSGGVATPSDPLDSIQYTPEEIRTVVQEAEHRHTYVAAHAYSPQSISMAVENGVHTIEHGNLLDADAAAKMAKANAVLVPTLVTYIAMQEVGKQLGLPQTNIDKNKVVADAGIASLEIAKAAGVTMGFGTDLIGETQGMQNREFTIRAQALTPADILHAMYVVNPQIMRLEGKAGVIAPGAAGDIVIANANPLDDINVLADPAKNFTHILQAGSPVSR